A genomic segment from Ignavibacteriales bacterium encodes:
- a CDS encoding oligosaccharide flippase family protein, which yields MLRTKFSHNSAAEMSWVVFGQVVSVVLGFILLKILSSLGKEEFGIYALIITLTVLFGLLFYGPIQQGFLRFYYSYVEKHLAKVFVKFFYKVLFVSGIIFLTLAVIFYLFSFSFEFNQPSLLIFAAGLFIISFKIDEFFNSLLNLLRKRKENAFLQGIEKSVTICLLLLLVYINELKLVNVFIGMVLITSAFAAIKINLFNKYLPDEIPISTQELNPLNKKIKKELIVYISPFLIWGIGAWLQLNGEKWIINGYLTTSDVGIYAIMMALVNALIVIPSNIVSEISLPLIFKQYADLNKTDNVTEGGNYIKINIIFVAVITFFACGITYLVGEELIVLVSDRSYTIFWDLLPLLCLGYGLFLTGQAQTTLGLALNLPHKYLWPKISTGILSVGLNFLFIKHLGIKGVAYTSVIVGIFYVLYISVVNKRIQNKLVVKSK from the coding sequence ATGCTTCGTACCAAATTTTCGCACAATTCGGCTGCTGAAATGAGTTGGGTAGTTTTTGGACAAGTTGTCTCTGTTGTTTTAGGATTTATTCTTCTAAAAATTCTGTCTTCCTTGGGCAAAGAAGAATTTGGCATCTATGCATTGATTATAACATTAACAGTGCTGTTCGGGCTTTTATTTTATGGTCCAATTCAGCAAGGATTTCTAAGATTTTATTATTCCTACGTTGAGAAACATCTTGCAAAGGTTTTTGTAAAATTCTTTTATAAAGTTTTATTTGTTTCGGGAATTATTTTTTTAACGCTGGCAGTAATCTTTTATTTATTCTCGTTTTCATTTGAATTTAATCAACCCTCATTACTTATTTTTGCTGCTGGACTATTTATAATCTCTTTTAAAATAGATGAATTTTTCAATTCACTTCTGAATCTTCTTAGAAAAAGAAAGGAAAATGCGTTCCTTCAGGGAATAGAAAAATCAGTGACTATCTGCCTACTCCTCCTATTAGTCTATATTAATGAGCTTAAGTTGGTTAACGTGTTTATAGGTATGGTGTTAATCACTTCTGCATTTGCTGCAATAAAAATAAATTTGTTTAATAAATATCTTCCCGATGAAATTCCAATCTCTACTCAAGAATTAAATCCTTTAAATAAAAAAATAAAAAAAGAATTGATAGTTTATATTTCGCCATTCTTAATCTGGGGAATTGGTGCGTGGCTTCAATTGAATGGAGAAAAGTGGATAATTAATGGATATCTCACAACATCTGACGTAGGGATCTATGCAATAATGATGGCGCTTGTGAATGCATTAATCGTGATTCCATCAAATATAGTTTCTGAAATTTCACTGCCTCTGATATTCAAACAATATGCGGACTTAAATAAAACAGACAATGTCACCGAAGGCGGAAACTATATTAAAATCAATATTATTTTTGTTGCAGTGATTACATTTTTTGCGTGTGGCATTACATATCTGGTGGGAGAAGAGCTTATTGTTCTTGTAAGCGACAGATCATATACAATATTCTGGGACCTTCTTCCTCTATTGTGTTTAGGTTACGGCCTTTTTCTTACTGGGCAAGCTCAAACGACCTTAGGACTTGCGCTCAATCTGCCGCATAAATACTTGTGGCCAAAAATTAGCACTGGGATTTTATCAGTTGGATTGAATTTTCTCTTTATTAAGCATTTGGGAATAAAGGGTGTGGCCTATACATCTGTAATTGTTGGAATTTTTTATGTTCTCTATATTTCAGTTGTCAATAAAAGAATTCAAAATAAATTAGTAGTAAAATCAAAATGA
- a CDS encoding glycosyltransferase, with protein sequence MKIAAILMQYDYGIRERGFSYEYINILLPLKDVFGEGNVVHFDFYNEFRNSGKEMMNKNLKAFIQNENPDVALFCLYEDEFDPAVLDELKEITRTVVYFFDDPWRQSFVKKWIKHFTSFSTPDYYMFNKYKLEGVQNVFFTPFGFNVNIYKKTETDKKYEVSFVGGYGPLRKWIFTELERQGIKVNVFGRGWGSEAKWLSHDEMVLIFNQSKINLNLSNATDNDFRFLSWSLKSPKALKQLILLKKNKEQIKGRHYEINACGGFQLSYFVPGLNLAYEIDKEIAVYENLISLPKIIKYFLEDNELREKIAFAGYERSLKNHTAQNYLKVLVDKVMFGNL encoded by the coding sequence ATGAAAATAGCTGCCATTCTAATGCAATACGATTATGGTATTCGTGAAAGAGGATTCTCGTACGAATACATTAATATTCTTTTGCCGCTAAAAGATGTGTTTGGTGAGGGTAACGTTGTTCACTTTGATTTTTATAATGAATTCAGAAACTCGGGTAAAGAGATGATGAATAAAAATTTGAAAGCTTTTATACAAAATGAAAATCCTGACGTTGCTCTTTTCTGTTTATATGAAGATGAATTTGATCCTGCTGTATTAGATGAACTTAAAGAAATCACAAGAACTGTTGTTTACTTTTTTGATGATCCATGGCGGCAGTCATTTGTAAAAAAATGGATCAAACATTTTACATCTTTCTCAACTCCTGATTATTACATGTTCAACAAATATAAACTTGAAGGAGTTCAGAATGTTTTTTTTACACCTTTCGGCTTTAATGTTAACATTTATAAAAAAACTGAAACCGATAAAAAGTATGAGGTTAGTTTTGTTGGTGGATATGGTCCGCTACGCAAATGGATTTTTACTGAACTTGAGAGACAGGGAATCAAAGTAAACGTATTCGGGCGCGGATGGGGTTCAGAAGCAAAGTGGCTTTCACATGATGAGATGGTTTTGATTTTTAATCAAAGTAAAATAAATCTTAATTTATCTAATGCTACAGATAATGATTTTAGATTTTTGTCATGGTCACTCAAATCACCTAAAGCGCTTAAGCAGTTAATTTTATTAAAGAAGAATAAAGAACAAATAAAAGGCAGACATTATGAGATAAATGCATGCGGAGGATTTCAATTAAGCTATTTTGTTCCAGGTTTAAATCTTGCCTATGAAATTGATAAAGAAATTGCTGTGTATGAGAATCTTATTTCTCTTCCAAAAATAATAAAATACTTTTTAGAGGATAATGAACTTCGCGAAAAGATTGCATTTGCTGGATATGAACGCTCACTAAAAAATCATACAGCTCAAAATTATTTAAAAGTATTAGTTGATAAAGTGATGTTTGGAAATCTTTGA
- a CDS encoding glycosyltransferase produces MNANSKILIITSRADFGGGPEHIYKLTKHLIQDFDFYFAAPNDYPYYDKYCNLVTNKRIIEIPHRKFNVKTLLNLIQFVKEEKIEILHSHGKGAGIYSRMIRLFLKVKVIHTFHGIHVGNYNVLQKFFYLILERLLALVTDKFINVSLGENELVLKYKISSKDKFLVIENGVELPIEVVSERNFNQNPKIVLTFTRFDFAKNTELLIPILLRLKECDQIGDFRFLIFGSGPNKNQVKQLIKVKKLDDYVSLAGTTTETSRILHNSFCYISTSRWEGMPLGVLEAFAHGLPVIATNVVGNFNIIENNIDGILYNLNKPEEAAEELIKLSESKDLWLKFSKQARIKVENKFSINKMALNTKQLYLEINNSLKR; encoded by the coding sequence ATGAATGCAAATTCAAAAATATTAATAATCACATCACGTGCTGATTTTGGGGGCGGTCCAGAACATATATACAAATTAACAAAACATTTGATTCAAGATTTCGATTTTTATTTTGCCGCACCAAATGATTATCCATATTATGATAAATATTGCAATTTGGTAACTAATAAACGCATTATAGAGATACCTCATCGTAAGTTTAATGTAAAAACTCTATTAAATCTAATACAATTTGTAAAGGAAGAGAAAATCGAGATACTTCATTCGCACGGTAAAGGCGCAGGTATTTATAGTCGAATGATAAGACTATTTTTAAAGGTAAAAGTGATTCACACTTTTCACGGAATTCACGTTGGTAATTATAATGTTTTGCAAAAGTTTTTCTATTTAATATTAGAGAGGTTATTAGCTTTAGTAACAGATAAATTTATAAACGTTTCTTTGGGTGAAAATGAATTAGTACTGAAATATAAAATATCATCTAAAGATAAATTTTTAGTCATTGAAAATGGTGTTGAACTTCCGATTGAGGTTGTTTCCGAAAGAAACTTTAATCAAAATCCCAAAATTGTTTTAACTTTTACCAGATTTGATTTTGCTAAAAACACAGAGTTGCTTATCCCTATTCTTCTTCGATTAAAGGAGTGTGATCAAATCGGGGATTTTAGATTTTTAATTTTTGGTTCGGGACCTAACAAAAATCAAGTCAAGCAACTCATTAAAGTAAAGAAGTTAGATGATTATGTTTCCCTGGCTGGAACAACTACTGAAACAAGTAGAATATTACATAATTCATTTTGTTATATTTCTACATCACGATGGGAGGGAATGCCATTAGGTGTTTTGGAAGCATTTGCACACGGGTTACCTGTGATTGCTACAAATGTTGTTGGTAATTTCAACATTATAGAAAATAATATTGATGGAATCCTTTATAATTTAAATAAACCGGAAGAAGCTGCCGAAGAATTGATAAAATTATCTGAAAGTAAAGATTTGTGGCTAAAATTCTCAAAGCAAGCCAGAATAAAAGTTGAGAATAAATTCAGCATCAATAAAATGGCACTAAACACTAAACAATTATATTTAGAAATAAATAATTCTCTTAAGCGTTGA
- a CDS encoding glycosyltransferase family 2 protein translates to MSSNSLVSVIIPTFNSSKYILETIRSVEEQSHQNYEIIIVDDESTDNTETLVKLRQKINDKIKFYKIKHAGRPSVPRNFGIHKSNGEFIAFLDSDDLWERNKLKEQLIVFKTNPELFFVYSTSITIGNIGFLSSDYELLPLFWKAAKTHQELINKGNSIPLSSVLAKKEVLIKLNGFDEDPEMQIEDYDLWLRMSKLGLFEYIPRIHVFYRVHSSQYSASWEIKKARLNYLKIKRNLSLPDYRFSRNKSIIMRITRNSIHFLNYSVLVLATFITRKLKSE, encoded by the coding sequence ATGAGCAGCAACTCACTGGTTTCAGTTATCATCCCGACTTTTAATTCATCTAAATACATTCTGGAAACTATCAGATCTGTCGAAGAGCAATCTCATCAGAATTATGAAATTATCATTGTCGATGATGAATCAACTGATAACACAGAGACACTCGTTAAGCTAAGGCAAAAAATAAACGATAAAATAAAATTCTACAAAATAAAGCATGCTGGAAGACCTTCCGTCCCGAGAAATTTTGGAATTCATAAATCGAATGGTGAATTTATTGCTTTTTTAGATTCCGATGATTTGTGGGAACGTAACAAACTGAAAGAACAGTTGATTGTGTTTAAAACGAATCCAGAACTTTTTTTTGTTTACTCAACAAGTATAACAATTGGAAATATTGGATTTCTTTCCTCCGATTATGAATTATTGCCGCTATTCTGGAAGGCCGCTAAAACTCATCAGGAGCTTATAAATAAAGGGAATTCCATTCCGCTTTCGTCTGTTCTAGCAAAGAAAGAGGTATTGATAAAGCTAAATGGTTTTGATGAAGATCCTGAAATGCAAATTGAGGACTATGATCTTTGGTTGCGAATGAGTAAGCTTGGTTTATTCGAGTATATTCCAAGAATTCATGTTTTTTATCGCGTACATTCATCACAATACTCAGCTAGTTGGGAAATTAAAAAAGCAAGACTCAACTACCTAAAAATAAAAAGAAATCTCTCTTTACCGGATTATAGGTTTAGCAGAAATAAAAGTATCATTATGAGGATAACAAGGAACAGTATACATTTTTTGAACTATTCTGTGTTAGTACTTGCAACATTCATTACTAGAAAGCTAAAGTCAGAATGA
- a CDS encoding DUF268 domain-containing protein, whose translation MPEHYFYQDLYIAQKIYKTHPQKHVDIGSRIDGFVAHVASFIELEVFDIRKIDQKIPSVSFIQADLMDENFNLKNYCDSISCLHAIEHFGLGRYGDPLKVTGHLIGLANIYGLLKAGGKFYFSTPIGPQRIEYDAHRVFSVQYLLNLFEPLYDIISFSYINDNNEFFPEVVLNKKNVANNFDCQYGCGIFEMKKK comes from the coding sequence ATGCCAGAACATTATTTTTATCAGGATCTTTATATTGCTCAAAAGATATATAAGACTCATCCGCAAAAGCATGTGGATATCGGTTCACGAATCGATGGATTTGTTGCTCATGTTGCATCGTTCATAGAGTTAGAAGTTTTTGACATACGAAAAATTGATCAGAAGATTCCATCTGTGAGTTTTATTCAGGCTGATTTGATGGATGAGAATTTTAATCTCAAAAATTACTGTGACTCAATTTCCTGTCTTCATGCAATTGAACATTTTGGTCTTGGCAGATATGGGGACCCACTGAAAGTTACAGGGCATCTTATTGGTTTAGCTAATATATACGGACTTCTAAAAGCAGGAGGTAAGTTTTATTTTTCAACACCAATCGGGCCACAAAGGATAGAGTACGATGCACATAGAGTCTTTTCAGTACAGTATCTTCTTAATTTATTTGAACCATTATATGATATTATCTCTTTTTCATATATAAATGATAACAATGAATTTTTTCCAGAAGTTGTTCTAAATAAAAAAAATGTTGCTAACAATTTCGATTGCCAGTATGGGTGTGGAATATTTGAGATGAAAAAGAAATGA
- a CDS encoding glycosyltransferase, producing the protein MKTAIVHEWLVNYAGSEKVVESFTNIWQDADVFTLVDFLDDELRNIILKGKHAHTSFVQHLPYAKKQHRKYLPLFPKAIESFNLRKYKLIISSSHAVAKGARKRKNQLHISYCHSPMRYAWDEADYYLKEANLHSGFKGILAKYTLKYLRKWDVKSAKNVDYFIANSNHIAKKIKRIYNRHADVIYPPVDTQKFSLVAQKEDYYITASRLVPYKRIDLIVDAFAKMLDKKLVVIGSGPEKEKIIAKATPNIDVIGYQDFESLKSYMEKAKAFVFAAEEDFGIIVVEAMACGTPVIAGNYGGTAESVVDGVTGILFPEQTVDSIVEAVKRFDVISHSMNYKEIRLHSEKFSRQTFERNIKDYVNEKFKSFQHNKVKKNNDR; encoded by the coding sequence TTGAAAACTGCAATAGTACATGAGTGGCTTGTAAACTACGCAGGCTCAGAAAAAGTTGTAGAATCTTTTACCAATATCTGGCAGGATGCTGATGTTTTTACTCTTGTTGATTTTTTAGATGATGAATTAAGAAACATTATTCTTAAAGGTAAACACGCACATACTTCTTTTGTTCAACATTTGCCTTATGCCAAAAAGCAGCATCGCAAATATTTGCCCTTATTTCCCAAAGCTATTGAATCTTTTAACCTCAGAAAATATAAACTTATTATCTCCAGTTCGCACGCAGTTGCAAAGGGCGCAAGAAAAAGAAAAAATCAATTGCACATTAGTTATTGTCATTCCCCAATGAGATATGCTTGGGATGAGGCCGACTATTATTTGAAAGAAGCAAATCTGCATTCTGGGTTTAAAGGAATTTTAGCAAAATATACTTTAAAGTATTTAAGAAAGTGGGATGTAAAATCCGCAAAAAATGTTGATTACTTTATTGCAAACTCTAATCATATCGCAAAAAAAATTAAAAGAATTTACAATCGGCATGCAGATGTAATTTATCCACCTGTTGATACCCAAAAATTTTCTCTAGTCGCTCAAAAAGAAGACTATTATATAACAGCTTCAAGATTAGTTCCGTACAAAAGAATTGATTTAATTGTAGATGCTTTTGCAAAAATGCTGGATAAAAAACTTGTGGTTATCGGAAGTGGACCTGAAAAAGAAAAAATCATTGCTAAAGCAACACCTAATATTGATGTGATTGGTTATCAGGATTTTGAAAGTTTAAAAAGCTATATGGAAAAAGCAAAGGCATTTGTCTTTGCTGCTGAGGAGGATTTTGGAATTATTGTTGTTGAAGCAATGGCTTGCGGAACACCTGTAATTGCCGGTAATTACGGCGGTACAGCTGAATCTGTGGTTGACGGAGTCACTGGTATTTTATTTCCTGAACAAACTGTTGATTCGATAGTTGAAGCAGTAAAAAGATTTGATGTGATTTCTCACTCTATGAACTATAAAGAAATTAGACTGCATTCAGAAAAGTTTAGCAGGCAGACTTTTGAGCGCAACATTAAGGATTATGTGAACGAAAAATTCAAAAGTTTTCAACATAACAAAGTAAAAAAGAATAATGATCGTTAA